The DNA region attgaaagaatgaaaaactgaataaattacTCAATGTAAGAATTAGTAGCTTAAACAGTGATTGACTGAGTAAACTCCTTGTGTGCAGGCTGTGTGGTTATCCACCATTCTATGATGAAAACGACTCCAAGCTCTTTGAACAGATCCTGAAAGCTGACTATGAGTTTGATGCACCATACTGGGATGACATATCAGACTCAGGTGAGTCTTTCTCATCCGTCTTCTTCCTTGACCAACTGTCCTTCCTCCTTCTACACATATGGACCACACACCACCTCCCCATTATGGCCTCTGACATCATCTGCCTTGAATGAATTTATGCgcgaactgtgtgtgtgtgtgtgtgtgtgtgtgtgtgtgtgtgtgtgtgtgtgtgtgtgtgtgtgtgtgtgtgtgtgtatgtgagagtgtgagtgtcaATGTGCAGGGTCACTTGCCAACACTGTTATGTGGATAGCCTGGCAGTAAAACCAACTTTGGTAGTTAGGAAACCCAAACTTAATAAGATATTGTTGTCAAACTAATATCAAGactgtttttagccatgctagtgatAGGGCCATTTCATGCTAGTGACATGGCCCTATGTATGATAATCGGTCTGACGGTTggtctaccactttggtccagacagaaaaatctcaacaactgtcagatggatttccatgaaatctggtacagacCTTTGTGGACCGAAGAtgatgaatcctgctgactttggtgatcccctgacttttcctcttgtgtttatgagtgaaatgtctcaacaacttttTGAGTATTTGAtacaaaatttggtgcagatatccatagtcttttcattttttcatcaagCTCCATCATAACgtcaacattttgatttgtccaatactttggtttatagaatacttgcaaaactaatgacattccaatcagcctaattagcaaatgttagcttagtcttttccatttttgttttacagataccaggataaccaaaaaaaaaaaaaaggcgttcCATGCAGCTGGACATTTGCACATGCAattcaaaaatgtcaataaatcgCAATGTCAATAATTATCAGTGGTATTTGTGCCACAAAGTGCATTTTAAGTAGATTAGTTCAAGAATTGTCTAAAATAATTGTCTATAAAGTTATTGACATTATATggcctttttaatgttttgtctctCAGCCAAGGATTTCATCAGCAGTCTGATGGAAAAAGATCCAGCCAAGCGTTTCACCTGTGAACAGGCACTCAGACACCCCtggtgagaaaaacagacacacagacatacacaaacacacacacacatacacacacacacacacacacacacacacacacacacacacacacacacacagtgtaaacaCAGGCTAACAAAAAGGCATAAAAGCAATATAGATATTGATGAAGACTCAGAAGTGTTAACAAAgaatctgtgtgcgtgtgtgtatatattagGATCGCTGGGGATACAGCTCTCTGTAAGAACATCCATGAGTCAGTCAGCCGACAGATCAGAAAGAACTTCGCCAAGAGCAAATGGAGGGTAACTACAGTTTATTCTCTGTGGTCTTGGTTCTATTGCAGCAAATTGTATTATTACCCCAGTGCAACTCCTCAAATGATTGTGTTTTTAGTAGATTATCATACTGTAGTTATTGTCCGGGCCTGCCATATGGTCAGGAATTATCCACATTCTTCCTGAAGCTCTTAGAAGAGAAGAACGTAACTTGCGGACACGAAAGAAATTACACTTTCTTTAAGAAATGCACCTCACACAGTATGTCAGTTTCAGCTCTTCATTGTACATCCagctttttatatttgaatctCAGATGCTTTTAATGGAAGATAAAGTGCAGCATAATATCATATCATAGTACTTTAACACTAGTATTAGTTCAATGAAAGCAGATTGTGGTCTGTAACTTTAAAGTcactatgaaatgaaaaatcaccCAAAATAAGTCCCACATCcacactttacaaaaaaactCAATTAAACTATCACAGCCCCGCCTCTCTCTAATTTGATTTACCCCTGACTGATTTGTCACACCAAAAATCCTATTTAACAAGAGCCAAATAAAATGCTATTAAAATATCGTTTTCACTAGCATTGTAATTCTACTGGCTTTTTATGATACCCAGAATTTAAGGCAAAGGGAGagctctctgttttgtttttttgttttttcatctccGCATTTTTATCCTCTCTCCAGCAAGCGTTCAATGCCACCGCCGTTGTACGACACATGAGGCGACTGCAGCTTGGCAGCAATATGGGGAGCAGCATGGACGCCTCCAGCCCCTCAACCAGGCCCAGCCAGACGCAGAAGGCAGCCCAAAGCCAGAGCCAGGCGGGCCAGATCCAGTCAGCTCAGAGCCAAAACCCCGGCCAGGCGGTGCAGAGCCAGAGCACCAACATAGCCACCAGCAAAACTTCTTCCAATGACAACAACATGGCAACTCAACGAAAGGAATGTGAGTATGACTCAGTCGTATCAGTGGCACCAGAGAGGCAAGAGAACATATGTGCATGCCAGAAATTTAAAGACTTCATTATTCGCTAAAACCCGCCTCCAAACAGCAATTGTCCAATCCTAGCTTAGCAACCAAAGCTAGGCACAGCTGGCTTGTTAAGTTCTGAATCTCCCCACAAGCTGAAGTGGTGTGTATGGGGCTGTAGTAAGAGAGATAATCTGTAGATGAAGAGTTTGGAGAGtggtgtctttgttttttttcttttccaaaccaACACACAAGAGCAAAATGTAGGGCCTGGATTCAACAGTCTGACTGCTTTGACATAAGCTGTAAACGTTAGCATGACCAGTTAACTGGCTTACTACTAACTAACTACGATAATTTCATACATTGTTATTTTGtggttaaaagtaaaaagaaaacacacaaaaactttaTATGTCCACTGTATagtatttttccactgtttggGAGCCAGTCCTGAGTGCTACCACAGTAGATCAGAGtgtaagctaatgttagccgCTATGTCCTGTTCTTTTACATTTGTGGAAGTTTACATTTCTGCAAACCCAGCCAAACTCATTAACTTAGAGAGTATTGGTTTCACATTCCTTAGACCTTATCCTAAAcgccttttctcttgtaatgttATAAGTAAAACAAACTCTTTTAACAATAAAGAACGTCTGGTACATTATCTTATATACTTGGACAAGCAAAACGGttagactgaaatatcagaCTTACATGAGTCATCTTGTCATAATACTACGACTATATGGGTGTATACTGGCACACATGAACAATGCCAATTCCATGTCTGCTACACTTTTTTTGCCCGGGACATTAGGTTAGCCTTAGTCTTTTAGCATGAcatcatgtatgtagccatgAAACTTATATTTTAGATGGATTTTACAAGATTCATATTTTAAGATAAATCAGCTtgaaacaacttaaaaaaaactcctggAGATTGTGTTTTCAACCAATTCATGGAGGTAACATTAGATTAATTCACTAGGTACTTACAGCTGATAAAAACTGCTAGCCAAGGTTTTCATTTTAGCTGGAAAGATCAATCACTAGCTAAAAAGACTCCACCTTCctttgtctgaaatcaaggacctattgtttcaaaaattagaACTTGGAGTGATATATCTGCCACCATTATCAATGCAAACTGCCTATGTGGTGTGTGAGAACTGAAAGCTTAACAGGTGGAACAACAATAACTAAGTGCAGAAGTGCTTAGTGAAGAGTCAGTTAaagaattataaaaaatatgatatgCTACTGATTCAACAGCTAAGTTGTCCCTCTTAGATGTCACCACGCCAGTCACGCCCTGCAGTCTGGCATCTGCAGCCTGTTCTCCCACTGCTGGGGCAGAGCTGAACCGGCCACATCCCTCAGCGGTGCCTCCCCCAGTGCTCACGGAGACCAAGTGACGCCAAGTCCCGCGGGGAACCAGCTGGGAGGCCACAGCGCTgtgaagcagagagaaacagaggacaACAGGGGAGGAAGAAGATCATGCTCCTCTTCgtccctccttctcttcactTTAATGCCCCCCAGCCAGTTCCCCGTCCTGCTCCCGGGAGAGCAGAGGACTTTACCTCCACCCCACCGATTCAAGCCACACAGCCCCATACTTTATGcccaccacccacccaccagAACAGCAACAGCATGGCCACTGGCTCTCATTGAGGATATTTGTATGCCCAGCTGGGATTGGTTGctatttaattattaatggGTGTCGACTGCTCTGAGCTTGAGCAGTATTTAGTGGTTCAGGAGAGGCTGGTGTATCATATTATTCAATGTCACACAACATACACTTCCCTCTTGAATCTGGTCTTTCCTGCACCATTTTATTTAGCTATTTTCCAACTTGGCTTTGACTGATGGCAACtggattgttttattttttattattattacttttcatgttaaaggtgctatgtgtaactttaaacaaacacatcattgTCAAATTGAGAGTGCTACTTCGGTATTATGACTGTAAATAAGTAAGACCATAGCCAAGATGAGTGGTCGCTATTGATTGTGCGTGTTTCTCTAGGTTAAGACCCCATTTCCCATATCCCTCTTGTTTCATCTTGTTTCCACCGTCACCACATTCTCTAAAATCAGCATCCTTCTCTGTAAAGTCAATCAAAATTTCCCTTCAGATCTTACCTAGTAATTGATTAAAATGCAGAACAGAGGCTGGCAGTCTTCTGAGTAATGACCTCACTTGTTTACATAAATTCTACTAATGTTGTAAACTAATGTGACAATGTTTTTATCCGTGTAAAAATGCTATACATCGCACCTTTAAGACCTTTTCTATATCTTTGTGGGCtcgtctgtttgtttgtgctttaaGAAGTGCTTCAAAAGTACCATACAACTGTTGATATGTGAAAACATGAGTGAGCTTTATCTATTTTGCACAGAGAGGGTAAGATATGTTCTCAGACACAGATAAGCTGCCATCCACTTATGTTTTTTCAGACAGAGAGTAGAGATTGTAAaccttttatttaaaagaaaataggTTTCAGAACATTGTACAACTTATTTATTGTCTGAAAGATTctgatttgtttattattttcttactttattAGACTTTTATAACAATCGCCCTTTAAGGGGCACACATACAGGTTATTATGAAACATGCAGCAAGTTTAGGATTGGATGGGAAAAGACAGAGATATTTATATACTGGAAAACTGCCTCCAGTTGAGAATGTTTGTGACTAAAGATAGCTTGTCATTTGACTTCCCAAAATAAGGAACCACCAGTAGCACAATGCAATTTCAAGGTGTTTAAAAGATACAAGACATGTTAGAAACCATCACAGAGAAATTTAACTGCCTCCCACATTGGTCTTCAGAGTATTTGGCCCATGTGGAGTCACAATCCAAGTTGGAGAAGCTGTTGCCTGCTGTTCTTCCTTCCCCCTTTAATGAAGCCATGATTTCACTTTCTCACATCATCAAGCTGCACCCAGTTCAGAAGTGCTCAGGGAAAACTGCAGCTGTACTGTGTGCTGGCAAACACTGGTTTCCTGGTTTTGGTGTTTCTGTCAGGTTCCAGGTGTTGTGGCATCACAGTTAATGATCCAGGGCTCAAGACGTTAGCTGTGTCTTTACTGCAGAGTTGTAGTGACTCGTGACTTGAATAATGAGGACTCAGACCTGGTTTCAGACTACACAACCAAGGACTGAGTTTTGAACCTAATCACCTTAgacacagctttttttctcagtgctACTCAAAAGTTTTACCTGATCACTTGGTTGGTTAACACCATAGGCCAAATTGTACAAATTAtgtaacaacagaaaacatcagtGGACTTGCAGTGTGAGACAACAGTTTTTTGAGTTATTGGGAGACTTTTCAGGTCCAGAGTTTAATGTCTCATTTTAACTGATAAACAACTGATAAACTAGGtttaatctgacttttttttttgttgttcttgatGAAACTGAGACTTGACTTGAACATGACATTCTTTTGACACGGATATGACAACAATAGCTTAAATTGTCGTAATGATATATAATGGTAATGTAGTAATGATATAACTCAGAAGGCAGAAGTGTGTAAAGTTGGGTGCTCAGTCACACATATCAGATTGTCATGTCTTTATTAGATGCAATTCTACTGATCCCTTTATTCTGAATTGTAGCCAAAGACTAGTGCTAGGTATGAAGATAATTTGGTTAATTCTGCAGTACTTGATGAATTAGCTATACCAAAACTAGTCAGCTGTGAAGTTCTTCAAGACACACGAACAAGGGCTGAACTCCAGATGCAAATTCATCTGGAGAGAACCTTATTGACTTGTGACTTTCCCTTCCTACTCCGTTTCCATTTACCTTTTTTACTATCTCCACAGAGTGCTGCTGAAAAGTAACTACAAGTTATTCATAGTGcttgttttaatgtgtataGCATACAAGGTGAGTGTGAGGCCACAGCTGGATTAAGCTCAAAG from Xiphias gladius isolate SHS-SW01 ecotype Sanya breed wild chromosome 2, ASM1685928v1, whole genome shotgun sequence includes:
- the camk1da gene encoding calcium/calmodulin-dependent protein kinase type 1D, giving the protein MARENGDTGRGETWKKQVDDIKNIFDFKEVLGTGAFSEVVLAQEKLTGRMFAVKCIPKKALKGKESSIENEIAVLGKIKHENIVALEDIYESPDHLYLIMQLVSGGELFDRIVEKGFYTEKDASTLIRQVLDAVNYLHKMGIVHRDLKPENLLYFNPQDESKIMISDFGLSKMEGSGDVMSTACGTPGYVAPEVLAQKPYSKAVDCWSIGVIAYILLCGYPPFYDENDSKLFEQILKADYEFDAPYWDDISDSAKDFISSLMEKDPAKRFTCEQALRHPWIAGDTALCKNIHESVSRQIRKNFAKSKWRQAFNATAVVRHMRRLQLGSNMGSSMDASSPSTRPSQTQKAAQSQSQAGQIQSAQSQNPGQAVQSQSTNIATSKTSSNDNNMATQRKEYVTTPVTPCSLASAACSPTAGAELNRPHPSAVPPPVLTETK